Proteins encoded by one window of Streptomyces sp. NBC_01477:
- a CDS encoding response regulator transcription factor, translating to MPRLLLIEDDRAVREGVSLALRRQGHDVAAVATGEDGMERLRSFRPDVVVLDLMLPGMTGLDVCRRIRADNQVPIIMATARGDDIDIVVGLEAGADDYVVKPVQARVLDARIRAVLRRVGGPVGADGMPQTETHGDLSIDRAGLTVALEGVPVPLAPSELRLLLLLSASPGRVFSRQQLLEAVWEHSYHGDSRLVDACVKRLRTKLGEPPGQPRFIQTVRGFGYQFRRSTDPARPASR from the coding sequence ATGCCACGACTGCTGCTCATCGAGGACGACCGCGCGGTCCGCGAGGGCGTCAGCCTGGCGCTGCGCCGGCAGGGCCACGACGTCGCCGCGGTGGCCACCGGCGAGGACGGGATGGAGCGGCTGCGGTCCTTCCGGCCCGACGTGGTGGTGCTCGACCTGATGCTGCCCGGGATGACGGGGCTCGACGTGTGCCGCCGCATCCGGGCCGACAACCAGGTGCCGATCATCATGGCGACCGCCAGGGGCGACGACATCGACATCGTCGTCGGCCTTGAGGCCGGCGCGGACGACTACGTCGTCAAGCCGGTGCAGGCCCGGGTGCTCGACGCCCGGATACGGGCCGTGCTGCGCCGGGTCGGCGGCCCCGTCGGCGCCGACGGGATGCCGCAGACCGAGACGCACGGCGACCTCAGCATCGACCGGGCCGGTCTGACCGTGGCGCTGGAGGGCGTACCGGTGCCGCTGGCGCCGTCCGAACTGCGGCTGCTGCTGCTCCTGTCCGCCTCGCCCGGCCGGGTCTTCAGCCGGCAGCAGCTGCTCGAAGCGGTCTGGGAGCACAGCTACCACGGTGACTCGCGGCTGGTGGACGCCTGTGTGAAGCGGCTGCGCACCAAGCTGGGCGAGCCGCCGGGGCAGCCGCGCTTCATCCAGACCGTGCGCGGCTTCGGGTACCAGTTCCGGCGGTCGACCGATCCGGCGCGCCCGGCGTCCCGGTGA
- a CDS encoding oxidoreductase yields the protein MTGSISGGVTTLAPGLTIGRMGYGAMQLAGPNVFGPPKDRDEAVAVLRTAVELGVTHIDTSDFYGPAVVNELIKEALHPYPEDLHIVTKVGARRGADGSWNPSLEPESLRQQVKDNLQRLGLDALDVVNLRLGGVEGPTGGPLSEEFGVLAELREQGLIRHLGLSNVTAEQLTEAQAIAPVVTIQNLYNIAHRADDALLDRCAAEGIAYAAFFPLGGFTPLQSATLDAVAARIGATPQQTALAWLLQRSPAIVLIPGTSSVAHLRENIAAADLVLPPDAVAELNAA from the coding sequence ATGACCGGCAGCATTTCCGGCGGGGTCACGACACTCGCACCCGGGCTGACCATCGGCCGTATGGGGTACGGCGCCATGCAACTGGCCGGCCCGAACGTGTTCGGGCCGCCGAAGGACCGGGACGAGGCCGTCGCGGTCCTGCGTACGGCCGTCGAACTCGGCGTCACGCACATCGACACCAGCGACTTCTACGGGCCGGCCGTCGTCAACGAGCTGATCAAGGAGGCGCTGCACCCGTACCCCGAGGACCTGCACATCGTCACCAAGGTCGGCGCCCGGCGCGGTGCGGACGGGTCGTGGAATCCGTCGCTGGAGCCGGAGTCGCTCAGGCAGCAGGTCAAGGACAACTTGCAGCGTCTCGGCCTGGACGCGCTCGACGTGGTCAACCTGCGGCTCGGCGGGGTCGAGGGGCCGACCGGCGGACCGCTGTCCGAGGAGTTCGGCGTGCTCGCCGAGCTGCGGGAGCAGGGGCTGATCCGGCACCTGGGGCTGAGCAACGTCACGGCGGAGCAGCTCACGGAGGCGCAGGCCATCGCCCCGGTGGTGACCATTCAGAACCTCTACAACATCGCCCACCGCGCGGACGACGCGCTGCTCGACCGGTGCGCCGCCGAGGGCATCGCCTATGCCGCGTTCTTCCCGCTGGGCGGCTTCACCCCGCTCCAGTCGGCGACCCTGGACGCGGTCGCCGCCCGGATCGGCGCGACCCCGCAGCAGACCGCGCTGGCCTGGCTGCTCCAGCGGTCCCCCGCGATCGTGCTGATCCCCGGCACGTCGTCGGTGGCGCACCTGCGGGAGAACATCGCCGCCGCCGACCTGGTCCTCCCGCCGGACGCCGTCGCGGAGCTGAACGCGGCCTGA
- a CDS encoding RibD family protein translates to MAERPYVLLSVATSIDGYIDDTSPERLLLSNAEDFDRVDQVRAESDAILVGGNTLRRDNPRLLVNSADRRAARVAAGRPAYPLKVTVTGSGGLAADLKFWHHGGEKVVYTTDAAAPGLRGTLDGLADVVGTGPAVDFGALLDDLARRGVRQLMVEGGGSIHTQFLARGLADEVQVAVAPVLVGQPGAPRFLGAADYPGGPTRRLTLIGTRTVGDVVLLRYAPKPRPESPSHTAEVSA, encoded by the coding sequence ATGGCCGAGCGCCCTTACGTACTGCTCAGCGTCGCCACATCCATCGACGGCTACATCGACGACACCTCGCCGGAGCGGCTGCTGCTGTCCAACGCCGAGGACTTCGACCGGGTCGACCAGGTGCGGGCCGAGTCCGACGCGATCCTGGTCGGCGGGAACACCCTGCGCCGCGACAATCCGCGGCTGCTGGTGAACAGCGCGGACCGGCGGGCGGCGCGGGTGGCCGCGGGCCGGCCGGCGTATCCGCTCAAGGTCACCGTGACGGGCAGCGGCGGGCTCGCGGCGGACCTGAAGTTCTGGCACCACGGCGGCGAGAAGGTCGTCTACACCACGGACGCCGCCGCGCCGGGCCTGCGCGGCACACTCGACGGCCTCGCGGACGTCGTCGGCACCGGCCCCGCCGTCGACTTCGGCGCGCTGCTCGACGACCTGGCGCGGCGCGGAGTGCGGCAGCTCATGGTGGAGGGCGGCGGCAGCATCCACACGCAGTTCCTCGCCCGGGGCCTCGCCGACGAGGTGCAGGTGGCCGTGGCGCCGGTGCTCGTCGGGCAGCCCGGCGCGCCCCGCTTCCTCGGCGCCGCCGACTACCCCGGCGGCCCGACCCGGCGGCTGACCCTGATCGGGACCCGTACCGTCGGCGACGTGGTCCTGCTACGGTACGCGCCCAAGCCGCGGCCCGAGTCCCCGTCCCACACAGCGGAGGTGAGCGCGTGA
- a CDS encoding zinc-ribbon domain-containing protein, with product MIIFGTRGYLYTLAMITLVCGRCGNPAAHTLKKRVTKFTLFFVPLFPISTKYVTQCTFCGAAQQLSKEQAEQLQVQAGPQGQPQQGYGQPAAQPSGHDHQRPTA from the coding sequence ATGATCATATTCGGTACTCGGGGCTATCTCTACACATTGGCCATGATCACGCTGGTCTGCGGGCGCTGCGGCAATCCCGCCGCGCACACGCTCAAGAAGCGGGTCACCAAATTCACCCTGTTCTTCGTGCCGCTTTTCCCGATCAGCACGAAATACGTCACCCAGTGCACCTTCTGCGGTGCCGCGCAGCAGCTGTCGAAGGAGCAGGCCGAGCAGCTCCAGGTGCAGGCCGGGCCGCAGGGCCAGCCGCAGCAGGGCTACGGACAGCCCGCCGCTCAGCCCTCGGGCCACGACCACCAGCGCCCGACGGCCTGA
- a CDS encoding SpoIIE family protein phosphatase, which yields MVCVSGSPLLAVHGVSKRFGAVQALRDVDLVIHEGEAVGLVGSNGAGKSTLVKVIAGVTTADAGVVEWRGRRVDLRRPQDALRLGIATVHQDLSLCDNLDTVENLYLGRELRTLGVLNAIKMEKRARNLLDALSVPIPSLRTPVASLSGAQRQGVAIARALIGEPELIILDEPTAALGPSQVARVLELVQRLRDQHLGVLLVSPEVDEVRAVADRMAVLRVGRNTGVFDTKYTTQEQIDAAVTGNTAMAVNLQQSLLPHGPPEQDALDVAFRYMPAQAGVGGDWFDVIPLPGARVAVVVGDVVGHGMHAAATMGRLRTAVVNFSMLDLPPDELLAHLDDLVGRIDKDEAAPGGGPPGGGAPITGATCLYAIYDPVTGCCQLARAGHLPPALVGPDGTVELLDVPAGPPLGLGGMLFEAVEHRLAEGSRLVLYTDGLVEDRSRDIDIGLDMLRSALGGPPGRTVEETCDAVIAAMMPAEPKDDIALLIAETRVVAADRIARWEVPTDPAAVATVRNGASDQLTAWGLDDLAFTTELILSELITNAIRYTTGPIDVRMLLDRTLICEVADTSSTSPHLRYAATTDEGGRGLFLVAQLAERWGTRYTKAGKIIWVEQRLPGTPL from the coding sequence GTGGTTTGCGTGAGCGGCAGTCCGCTGCTGGCCGTGCACGGCGTCTCCAAACGGTTCGGCGCGGTGCAGGCGCTGCGCGACGTCGACCTCGTGATCCACGAGGGCGAGGCCGTCGGGCTGGTCGGCAGCAACGGGGCGGGCAAGTCCACGCTGGTCAAGGTCATCGCGGGGGTGACCACGGCGGACGCCGGCGTGGTCGAGTGGCGCGGGCGCCGGGTCGATCTGCGACGGCCGCAGGACGCCCTGAGACTGGGCATCGCCACCGTCCACCAGGACCTGTCGCTGTGCGACAACCTCGACACCGTCGAGAACCTCTACCTCGGCCGTGAGCTGCGCACCCTGGGCGTGCTCAACGCGATCAAGATGGAAAAGCGCGCCCGCAATCTGCTGGACGCGCTGTCGGTGCCCATCCCGAGCCTGCGCACCCCGGTCGCGTCGCTGTCCGGCGCCCAGCGGCAGGGCGTCGCCATCGCCCGGGCGCTGATCGGCGAGCCCGAGCTGATCATCCTCGACGAGCCGACCGCCGCGCTCGGCCCGAGCCAGGTCGCCCGCGTGCTGGAACTGGTGCAGCGGCTGCGCGACCAGCACCTGGGGGTGCTGCTGGTCAGCCCCGAGGTGGACGAGGTGCGGGCGGTCGCGGACCGGATGGCGGTACTGCGGGTCGGCCGCAACACCGGCGTGTTCGACACCAAATACACCACTCAGGAGCAGATCGACGCGGCCGTCACCGGCAATACGGCGATGGCGGTCAATCTCCAGCAGAGCCTGCTGCCGCACGGCCCGCCCGAGCAGGACGCGCTGGATGTCGCCTTCCGCTACATGCCCGCGCAGGCGGGCGTCGGCGGCGACTGGTTCGACGTCATCCCGCTGCCCGGCGCCCGGGTCGCGGTGGTGGTCGGCGACGTCGTCGGGCACGGCATGCACGCGGCGGCCACCATGGGCCGGCTGCGGACCGCCGTCGTCAACTTCTCGATGCTGGACCTGCCGCCCGACGAGCTGCTGGCGCACCTGGACGACCTGGTCGGCCGGATCGACAAGGACGAGGCCGCGCCGGGCGGCGGACCTCCCGGCGGCGGCGCCCCGATCACCGGCGCGACCTGCCTGTACGCGATCTACGACCCGGTCACCGGCTGCTGCCAGCTGGCCAGGGCGGGGCACCTGCCGCCCGCACTGGTCGGCCCGGACGGCACGGTCGAGCTGCTGGACGTGCCCGCCGGGCCGCCGCTGGGCCTGGGCGGGATGCTCTTCGAGGCGGTCGAGCACCGGTTGGCCGAAGGAAGCCGGCTGGTCCTCTACACCGACGGCCTGGTCGAGGACCGCTCCCGGGACATCGACATCGGCCTGGACATGCTGCGCTCCGCGCTGGGCGGACCACCGGGCCGTACGGTCGAGGAGACCTGTGACGCGGTCATCGCGGCGATGATGCCCGCCGAGCCCAAGGACGACATCGCGCTGCTGATCGCCGAGACCCGCGTGGTGGCCGCCGACCGTATCGCCCGCTGGGAGGTGCCCACCGACCCGGCGGCGGTGGCCACCGTGCGCAACGGGGCCAGCGACCAGCTGACCGCGTGGGGCCTGGACGACCTGGCGTTCACCACCGAACTCATCCTCAGCGAGCTGATCACCAACGCGATCCGCTACACCACCGGGCCGATCGACGTACGCATGCTGCTGGACCGCACCCTGATCTGCGAGGTCGCCGACACCAGCAGCACCTCCCCGCATCTGCGGTACGCGGCCACCACCGACGAGGGCGGGCGCGGGCTGTTCCTGGTGGCGCAGCTCGCCGAGCGCTGGGGGACCCGCTACACCAAGGCCGGGAAGATCATCTGGGTGGAGCAGCGCCTCCCCGGCACGCCCCTGTGA
- a CDS encoding transglycosylase domain-containing protein, translating into MVPRRHGTEQAAGAADTGGSAARAARTSAAAVRRGCAAVVRAAADRRAWRAGLRRLRPHYPRPGRRGPRRWVPSARQTLLVLCWVLLLLAGLIGYGYQRTRIPADLNAFATQQDNVYYWADGTEMARVGPVDRQSMPLDRIPSSVQWAVLAAENASFYSDSGISVKGIARAVTDMATGGDTQGGSTITQQYVKNVYLNQNQTLSRKLTEMFIAVKLDRKISKQEILDGYLNTSWFGRGAYGVQRAAKAYYGKDVSQLNASEGAFLATLLKGAGLYDPAVSPANHERAVQRWNWVLDRMVKIGRLPAAERATYTVFPEPKAPPRPAGLSGQTGYLVDTARAYVSAHSGISDAEFDRGGYQIYTTFERPRVDALSAAVTQQLGGLHPADRPADRDVRVGAASVGTDGRILALYGGPDYVTQGFDDANIGIVPVGTAFAPFVYAAGLRDGVLLTRDAPRAPITPDTVYDGDDKVAVQTPEGPYWSRDGKIVRTVNDGHHSWGRISLQKAVAFSVNGPVVQLGMDVGLDRVRRASIDAGLLPDSGFGPQTPDFSLGTATPSPIRMAGAYATFAADGTHTAPYSVLRITRDGERLPLQSPVVTHPFTPAVAADVNAALTTAPDRAGTAGTAPGNKSAWYVGYTHQVSTSVALFRIDPKTQQLEPLTGITGHRPHENTGSTYPAAIWNHYVAAAS; encoded by the coding sequence ATGGTGCCGCGCCGGCACGGGACAGAGCAGGCAGCGGGCGCCGCGGACACGGGCGGGTCGGCCGCGCGGGCGGCGCGTACGTCGGCCGCGGCGGTCCGCCGCGGCTGCGCCGCGGTGGTGCGCGCGGCGGCGGACCGGCGGGCGTGGCGGGCCGGGCTGCGCCGGCTGCGGCCGCACTACCCGCGCCCCGGCCGGCGCGGGCCGCGCCGCTGGGTGCCCTCGGCGCGGCAGACGCTGCTGGTCCTGTGCTGGGTGCTGCTGCTGCTCGCCGGCCTGATCGGCTACGGCTACCAGCGCACCCGGATACCGGCCGACCTCAACGCCTTCGCGACCCAGCAGGACAACGTCTACTACTGGGCCGACGGCACGGAGATGGCCAGGGTCGGCCCGGTCGACCGCCAGTCGATGCCGCTGGACCGCATCCCGTCGTCCGTGCAGTGGGCGGTGCTCGCGGCCGAGAACGCGTCCTTCTACTCCGACTCCGGCATCTCGGTCAAAGGCATCGCCCGGGCCGTGACCGACATGGCGACCGGCGGCGACACCCAGGGCGGCTCGACCATCACCCAGCAGTACGTGAAGAACGTCTACCTCAACCAGAACCAGACGCTGTCCCGCAAGCTCACCGAGATGTTCATCGCCGTCAAGCTGGACCGCAAGATCAGCAAGCAGGAGATCCTCGACGGCTACCTCAACACCAGCTGGTTCGGCCGCGGCGCCTACGGGGTGCAGCGCGCGGCCAAGGCGTACTACGGCAAGGACGTCTCGCAGCTGAACGCCAGTGAGGGGGCCTTCCTCGCCACCCTGCTCAAGGGCGCCGGGCTCTACGACCCCGCGGTCAGCCCCGCCAACCACGAGCGGGCGGTGCAGCGCTGGAACTGGGTGCTGGACCGGATGGTGAAGATCGGCCGGCTGCCGGCGGCGGAACGGGCCACCTACACCGTCTTCCCCGAGCCGAAGGCGCCGCCGCGGCCCGCCGGGCTGAGCGGCCAGACCGGCTATCTGGTGGACACCGCACGGGCGTACGTCTCCGCGCACAGCGGCATCTCCGACGCGGAATTCGACCGCGGCGGCTACCAGATCTACACCACCTTCGAACGCCCCCGGGTCGACGCGCTCAGCGCCGCGGTCACGCAGCAGCTCGGCGGCCTGCACCCGGCGGACCGCCCCGCCGACCGCGATGTCCGGGTCGGCGCCGCCTCGGTCGGCACCGACGGCCGCATCCTCGCCCTCTACGGCGGCCCCGACTACGTCACCCAGGGCTTCGATGACGCCAACATCGGGATCGTGCCGGTGGGTACGGCCTTCGCGCCCTTCGTCTACGCGGCCGGCCTGCGCGACGGCGTCCTGCTGACCCGCGACGCCCCCCGCGCCCCGATCACCCCCGACACCGTGTACGACGGCGACGACAAGGTCGCGGTCCAGACGCCCGAGGGGCCGTACTGGAGCCGGGACGGCAAGATCGTGCGGACCGTCAACGACGGCCACCACTCGTGGGGCCGGATCAGCCTGCAGAAGGCGGTGGCCTTCTCCGTCAACGGGCCGGTCGTCCAGCTCGGGATGGACGTCGGCCTCGACCGGGTGCGGCGCGCCTCGATCGACGCCGGGCTCCTCCCGGACAGCGGATTCGGCCCGCAGACCCCGGACTTCTCGCTCGGCACCGCCACCCCGAGCCCGATCCGGATGGCCGGCGCCTACGCCACCTTCGCCGCCGACGGCACCCACACCGCCCCCTACTCCGTGCTGCGCATCACCCGCGACGGCGAACGCCTGCCGCTGCAGTCCCCGGTCGTCACGCACCCGTTCACCCCCGCGGTCGCCGCCGACGTGAACGCGGCCCTGACCACCGCCCCCGACCGCGCCGGCACCGCGGGCACCGCGCCGGGCAACAAGTCGGCCTGGTACGTCGGTTACACCCACCAGGTGTCAACGTCCGTCGCCTTGTTCCGTATCGACCCGAAGACGCAGCAACTGGAGCCGCTGACCGGCATCACCGGCCACCGCCCGCACGAGAACACCGGCAGTACCTACCCGGCCGCGATCTGGAACCACTACGTGGCCGCGGCGTCCTGA
- a CDS encoding FAD-dependent monooxygenase, which yields MAADRGQRAPRGRALVIGGSLTGMLAAAALSETMAEVTVVERHELPAGPLPRQGVPQARHAHLLWSGGARAVEALVPGATERLLASGARHIAVPSDLVVLTSGGWLTRFPEQQHFLSCTRDLLDWVVRDLVVRKARVRTLPGRPALGLRGTATQVTGVLVRNGGREETLEADLVVDASGRSSSMPRWLDRLGLPSVKTDVVDSGLGYASRLFQAPPGTAGFPAVNVQADPRQPVPGLNGTILPVEDGRWLVTLSGTRGGQPTADPADFETFARSLRHPVIGDLISRATPLTDVTVSHSTANRRRRYERMRVWPEGLVVLGDALATYNPLYGHGMSVAAQHALALREQTARQPGPGLARRVQRAAARATDAAWALAGSQDLRYPGAEGPSTGPIGALLTGYTDLLMHTATHRRAAARALLDVLSLSAGQAAVLRPDVLATVLNPLHPDPLRDPPFTEAERALMIGMFTDR from the coding sequence ATGGCGGCGGACCGCGGTCAACGGGCGCCCCGGGGGCGGGCGTTGGTGATCGGCGGGAGCCTCACCGGGATGCTCGCCGCGGCGGCGCTGTCGGAGACGATGGCGGAGGTGACCGTCGTCGAGCGGCACGAGCTGCCCGCCGGGCCGCTGCCGCGGCAGGGCGTACCGCAGGCGCGGCACGCGCACCTGCTGTGGTCGGGCGGCGCGCGGGCGGTCGAGGCGCTGGTGCCGGGGGCGACCGAGCGGCTGCTCGCGTCCGGCGCCCGGCACATCGCCGTACCGTCCGACCTGGTCGTGCTGACCTCGGGCGGCTGGCTCACCCGCTTCCCCGAGCAGCAGCACTTCCTGTCGTGCACGCGGGACCTGCTCGACTGGGTGGTACGCGACCTGGTCGTCCGAAAGGCACGGGTCCGCACGCTGCCGGGACGCCCCGCGCTGGGGCTGCGCGGCACCGCGACGCAGGTCACCGGGGTGCTGGTGCGCAACGGCGGGCGCGAGGAGACGCTGGAGGCCGACCTCGTGGTCGACGCGAGCGGGCGGTCCTCCTCCATGCCGCGCTGGCTGGACCGGCTCGGGCTGCCCTCCGTGAAGACCGACGTCGTGGACTCCGGGCTCGGTTACGCCAGCCGGCTCTTCCAGGCCCCGCCCGGCACCGCCGGCTTCCCGGCCGTCAATGTGCAGGCCGACCCGCGGCAGCCCGTGCCGGGGCTCAACGGCACGATCCTGCCCGTCGAGGACGGGCGCTGGCTGGTGACGCTGTCCGGCACCCGCGGCGGCCAGCCCACCGCGGACCCGGCCGACTTCGAGACCTTCGCCCGCAGCCTGCGCCACCCCGTCATCGGCGACCTGATCTCCCGGGCCACCCCGCTCACCGACGTGACCGTCTCCCACAGCACCGCCAACCGGCGCCGCCGCTACGAGCGCATGCGGGTATGGCCGGAGGGGCTGGTCGTGCTCGGCGACGCCCTGGCCACGTACAACCCGCTGTACGGGCACGGCATGTCGGTCGCCGCCCAGCACGCGCTGGCGCTGCGCGAGCAGACCGCGCGGCAGCCGGGTCCTGGCCTGGCCCGCCGGGTGCAGCGGGCCGCCGCCCGGGCCACCGACGCCGCCTGGGCGCTGGCCGGCAGCCAGGACCTGCGCTACCCGGGGGCCGAGGGCCCGAGCACCGGGCCGATCGGCGCCCTCCTGACCGGCTACACCGACCTGCTCATGCACACCGCCACCCACCGCCGCGCCGCCGCCCGCGCGCTGCTGGACGTCCTGAGCCTGTCGGCGGGGCAGGCCGCGGTGCTGCGGCCCGACGTGCTGGCCACCGTCCTCAACCCCCTGCACCCGGACCCGTTGCGGGACCCGCCTTTCACCGAGGCGGAGCGGGCCCTGATGATCGGCATGTTCACCGACCGCTGA
- a CDS encoding polysaccharide deacetylase family protein has protein sequence MRSTTTAHRVRTLAALLTTAAVAVGLTGCNGYDATAPAKARDHASAGGAAAFAVGSDGSEVDCRKLRCVALTFDAGPSVRTPQILDILAEYHIHATFFTLGKNHVMEHPEMVRAMAAQGDEVETLTWSHQILTRISKDEVRKEITEGRDAVEKVIGVRPTLLRPPQGRTSGTVTAIAKDLGMSEVVWSTDGADYRTTDSALIAQRIEKHTKRDGIILLHDLVDPTDAGYNGTIAAVPGIISTLQGRGYTFVTVKQLLAPGTPQPGKVYK, from the coding sequence ATGCGGAGCACCACCACCGCGCACCGCGTCCGTACGCTGGCCGCGCTGCTGACCACGGCGGCCGTCGCCGTCGGCCTGACCGGGTGCAACGGCTACGACGCGACGGCCCCGGCGAAGGCCCGCGACCACGCGTCGGCGGGCGGCGCCGCGGCGTTCGCGGTCGGCTCAGACGGGAGCGAGGTCGACTGCCGCAAGCTCAGGTGCGTGGCGCTGACCTTCGACGCGGGGCCGAGCGTGCGCACTCCGCAGATCCTGGACATCCTGGCCGAGTACCACATCCACGCGACCTTCTTCACGCTCGGCAAGAACCACGTGATGGAGCACCCGGAGATGGTCCGGGCGATGGCCGCGCAGGGCGACGAGGTCGAGACGCTGACCTGGTCGCACCAGATCCTCACCCGGATCAGCAAGGACGAGGTCCGCAAGGAGATCACCGAGGGCCGGGACGCGGTCGAGAAGGTGATCGGCGTCCGGCCGACGCTGCTGCGCCCGCCGCAGGGCCGTACCAGCGGCACGGTCACCGCGATCGCCAAGGACCTCGGCATGTCGGAGGTGGTGTGGAGCACGGACGGCGCCGACTACCGGACCACCGACTCCGCACTGATCGCCCAGCGGATCGAGAAGCACACGAAACGGGACGGCATCATCCTGCTGCACGACCTGGTCGACCCCACCGACGCCGGCTACAACGGCACCATCGCGGCCGTGCCCGGCATCATCTCCACGCTCCAGGGCCGCGGTTACACCTTCGTCACCGTCAAGCAGCTTCTGGCGCCCGGCACTCCGCAGCCGGGCAAGGTCTACAAGTAA
- a CDS encoding deaminase: protein MSAQEAADRRWLARAIDLAALCPPAAGAFSVGAVIVGADGAEISNGHSREGGDPHVHAEQSALAKLAPDDARLAGATIYSSLEPCSERRSHPHPCAQLILRSGIPRVVIAWREPALFVADCQGVELLEAAGVEVVEFPDLADAARAANTNLDV from the coding sequence GTGAGCGCACAGGAGGCAGCCGACCGCAGGTGGTTGGCCCGGGCGATCGACCTGGCGGCGCTGTGCCCGCCCGCCGCCGGGGCCTTCAGCGTCGGGGCGGTCATCGTCGGGGCGGACGGCGCCGAGATCAGCAACGGCCACAGCCGCGAGGGCGGCGACCCCCATGTGCACGCCGAGCAGTCCGCGCTGGCCAAACTGGCGCCGGACGACGCCCGGCTGGCGGGCGCCACCATCTACAGCTCGCTCGAACCCTGCTCGGAGCGCCGCTCCCACCCGCACCCCTGCGCCCAGCTCATCCTGCGCAGCGGCATCCCCCGGGTGGTCATCGCCTGGCGCGAACCGGCCCTCTTCGTCGCCGACTGCCAGGGCGTGGAACTCCTGGAGGCGGCCGGCGTCGAGGTCGTGGAATTCCCCGACCTGGCGGACGCGGCCCGCGCGGCGAACACCAATCTGGACGTCTGA
- a CDS encoding HAMP domain-containing sensor histidine kinase produces MRLVVAFALVAVVATVTTGALTFRAARTDLLQQGQDTVITQFRDGIDSLAPGFEFPPEQSDLQDFATEVAHTQRTANWRVLVTYGEMSATSRPNDLFAELSPAMRESVRTRAATVFQRVATGHGPALVVGIPVRFANTTLVSPSEPSGIAVYLTVPLDSEQGYVDALVAAVERATVPALVVAVLLALLAARGVLRPVRALRRATRRIAEGHLETRLAVHGSDELADLSHTFNDTAAALEESVAELRRMEARARRFAADVSHELRTPLAAMAAVTDVLDEDAAHLDPDTATAVRLISEETVKLARLVDDLMEISRFDAGAADLHLDEVDLAESVRRSLASRGWQGTISTRLPPPDAVRGRVDPRRLDVIVANLAGNALRHGGLPVELAMSVEEQPGAASRAVIEVMDSGPGIPDDVMPHVFDRFYKSDTSRTRTEGSGLGLSITAENVHLHGGTITAANRPHGGAVFTVALPLRRDA; encoded by the coding sequence ATGCGGCTGGTGGTGGCCTTCGCGCTGGTCGCCGTCGTCGCGACCGTGACCACCGGCGCGCTGACCTTCAGGGCCGCCCGCACCGACCTGCTCCAGCAGGGCCAGGACACGGTGATCACGCAGTTCAGGGACGGTATCGACAGCCTCGCACCCGGCTTCGAATTCCCGCCGGAGCAGTCCGACCTCCAGGACTTCGCGACCGAGGTGGCGCACACGCAGCGCACCGCGAACTGGCGCGTCCTGGTCACCTACGGCGAGATGAGCGCGACCTCCCGGCCGAACGACCTCTTCGCGGAACTGAGCCCCGCGATGCGCGAGTCGGTACGCACCCGGGCGGCCACCGTCTTCCAGCGGGTGGCGACCGGCCACGGCCCCGCCCTCGTCGTCGGCATCCCGGTCCGGTTCGCCAACACCACGCTCGTCTCACCCTCGGAGCCCTCCGGGATCGCGGTGTACCTGACCGTGCCGCTGGACAGCGAGCAGGGGTACGTCGACGCGCTGGTCGCCGCCGTCGAGCGGGCGACCGTACCGGCGCTGGTGGTGGCGGTGCTGCTGGCGCTGCTCGCCGCCCGCGGGGTGCTGCGCCCGGTACGCGCCCTGCGCCGGGCCACCCGGCGGATCGCCGAGGGCCACCTGGAGACGCGGCTGGCCGTCCACGGCTCCGACGAGCTGGCCGACCTCTCGCACACCTTCAACGACACCGCGGCGGCGCTGGAGGAGTCGGTCGCCGAGCTGCGCCGGATGGAGGCCCGGGCGCGGCGCTTCGCCGCCGACGTCTCGCACGAGCTGCGCACCCCGCTGGCCGCGATGGCCGCCGTCACCGACGTCCTCGACGAGGACGCGGCGCACCTCGACCCCGACACCGCGACCGCCGTCCGGCTGATCAGCGAGGAGACCGTGAAACTCGCCCGTCTCGTGGACGACCTGATGGAGATCTCCCGCTTCGACGCCGGCGCGGCCGACCTGCACCTGGACGAGGTCGACCTCGCCGAGTCGGTCCGCCGTTCGCTGGCCTCCCGCGGCTGGCAGGGCACGATATCCACCCGGCTGCCGCCGCCCGACGCGGTCCGCGGCCGGGTGGACCCGCGCCGGCTGGACGTGATCGTGGCCAACCTGGCGGGCAACGCCCTGCGGCACGGCGGCCTGCCGGTGGAGCTGGCGATGTCGGTGGAGGAGCAGCCGGGCGCGGCGTCGCGGGCCGTCATCGAGGTCATGGACAGCGGCCCCGGCATCCCCGACGACGTGATGCCGCACGTCTTCGACCGCTTCTACAAGTCCGACACCTCGCGCACCAGGACCGAGGGCAGCGGCCTGGGCCTGTCCATCACGGCGGAGAACGTCCATCTGCACGGGGGCACGATCACCGCCGCGAACCGTCCGCACGGCGGCGCCGTCTTCACCGTCGCCCTCCCCCTGCGGCGGGACGCGTGA